A stretch of DNA from Noviherbaspirillum sedimenti:
AGCCCGGGAATTTTTCGTTGAAGTCGCGTGCGAAGCGCAGGTAATCGACGATGGTCTTGTTGAAGCGCTCACCCGGGATCAGCAGTGGAATGCCGGGCGGGTAGGGCGTCAGCAGGATGGCCGTGACGCGGCCTTCGAGCGCATCGATCGCCACCCGCTCGATGTCGCGGTGCGCCATCTTGGCAAACGCGTCCGAGGGCTTCATCGCCGGCTGCATGTCGGACAAATACATCTCGGTGGTCAGGCGCGCGACGTCGTAGGACTTGTACATGTCGTGGATCTGGTGGCACAGGTCACGCAGGCCGATGCGCTCGTAGCGCGGGTTGACGGCGGCGAATTCCGGCAGGATGCGCCAGATCGGCTGGTTCTTGTCGTAGTCGTCCTTGAACTGCTGCAGCGCGGTCAGCAGCGTGTTCCAGCGGCCCTTGGTAATGCCGATGGTGAACATGATGAAGAATGAGTACAGGCCGGCCTTTTCGACGATGACGCCATGCTCGGCCAGGTACTTGGTGACGATCGAGGCCGGGATGCCGGTGTCGCCGAAAGTGCCGTCCAGCGACAGGCCCGGGGTGACTACCGTGGCCTTGATCGGATCGAGCATGTTGAAGCCCGGCGCGAGATCGCCGAAGCCGTGCCAGTCGTCTTCGGCGCGGATGATCCAGTCATCCTGGGTGCCGATGCCATCTTCGGCAAAATGGTCCGGACCCCACACCTTGAACCACCAGTCCAGGCCGAATTCCTTGTCGACCTTTTTCATGGCGCGGCGGAATTCCAGCGCTTCCTGGATGCTTTCCTCGACCAGCGCAGTGCCGCCCGGTGCTTCCATCATCGCCGCCGCCACATCGCAGGAGGCGATGATGGCGTATTGCGGCGAGGTCGAGGTATGCATCAGGTAGGCTTCGTTGAAGGTGTCACGGTCGAGCTTGACCGATTCCGATTCGCGCACCAGGATTTGCGAAGCCTGCGACAGCCCGGCCAGCAGCTTGTGGGTCGACTGGGTCGAGAAGATCAGCGATTCCTTGGCGCGCGGACGGTCCTTGCCGATGGCGTGCATGTTCTTGTAAAAATCGTGGAAGGTGGCGTGCGGCAGCCACGCTTCGTCGAAGTGCAGGGTGTCGATCTTCCCGTCCAGCATCTGCCTCAGGGTCTCGACGTTGTAGACCACGCCGTCGTAGGTCGATTGCGTGATGGTCAGGATGCGCGGCTTCTTGTTGACCGCTTCGCGCGCGAACGGATTGGCCTCGATCTTGCGCGCGATGCTCTCCGGCGTGAATTCTTCCAGTGGGATCGGGCCGATGATGCCGAGATGGTTACGCGTCGGCATCAGGAACACGGGGATCGCCCCGGTCATGATGATCGAGTGCAGGATCGACTTGTGGCAGTTGCGGTCCACCACCACGATGTCGCCCGGCGCCACCGTCGAGTGCCAGACCATCTTGTTCGAGGTCGAGGTGCCGTTGGTAACGAAGTAGCAATGGTCGGCATCGAAGATGCGCGCGGCATTGCGCTCGGAGGCGGCCACCGGGCCGGTATGGTCGAGCAGCTGGCCGAGTTCCTCGACGGCGTTGCAGACGTCGGCGCGCAGCATGTTTTCGCCGAAAAACTGGTGGAACATCTGGCCGATGGGCGACTTCAGGAACGCCACGCCGCCGGAGTGACCGGGGCAGTGCCACGAATACGAGCCGTCCTGGGCGTAATGCACCAGCGCGCGGAAAAACGGCGGCGGCAGGCTGTCCAGGTAGGATTTGGCTTCGCGGATGATGTGGCGCGCGACGAATTCCGGGGTGTCCTCGAACATGTGGATGAAGCCGTGCAGCTCGCGCAGGATATCGTTGGGGATATGGCGCGAGGTGCGGGTTTCGCCGTACAGGTAGATCGGAATGTCGGCGTTCTTGTGGCGGATTTCCTCGACGAAGGCGCGCAGCGATTTCAGCGCCGTCTCGACTTCGTCGTCGCTGCCGCCGCCAAATTCCTCGTCATCGATCGACAGGATGAAGGCGGAGGCGCGCGACTGTTGCTGGGCGAACTGCGACAGGTCGCCGTAACTGGTGACGCCGACGACTTCCATGCCTTCCTGTTCCATCGCGTTGGCGAGGGCACGGATGCCCAGGCCGGATGTATTTTCGGAACGGAAATCTTCGTCAATGATGACAATAGGGAAACGGAACTTCATCGAGGCCTCCAGCCGCTTGCAATCGAGCAGGCATGACAGGCAGGCGCGCGCCGGTATCCGGGCGCTGGCCTGCCGATTTTAAAAAACGGGATTGTCGCAGATATGGGGCGGCAGTGGGGGAAAATCAGGCACGCTCGTAGGTGACAAAGGCGAAATCGCAGGCATTGGCCTCGGAGTGGTGGCGCTCGCGCGCGGTTTCGCGCCACAGGGCGGGGTCGAAGGCCGGCAAGAAAGTATCGCAGGCAAAGGTCTTGGCGATTTCGGTGACGATCAGCCGCTGCACCTGCGGCAGCGCCTCGGCAAAAATTTGTGCGCCGCCGATCACGAAAGCTTCGGCGTCGCCGGCCAGCTGGGCCGCCGCCGCCATCGAGCCGACCGCCTCGACGCCGTCGTGGCGCCAGTCCGGATTGCGGGTAATGACAATGTTGCGGCGGTTCGGCAGGGGCTTGCCGATCGAATCGAAGGTCTTGCGGCCCATGATGATGGGATGACCGGTGGTGGTGCGCTTGAAGAAGGCCAGGTCTTCCGGCAGGCGCCAGGGCAGGGCGTTGTTCAGGCCGATGCCGCGCTGGGCGTCGATGGCGACGATGATGGTCAGGCGTGGTGACATGGGATGAGGGATCGTTGACGTTCAAACGGCAATCTTATGCCATTTTTCCCCTCGATGTGAAACCGCCTGCGGCCAACGGATCAGGTTTCCCTGACGTAGGTGCCGGGCGCGTCGCACAACACCGGATAGTCCGGCAGGCCGACCGGCGGCGACGCCTGCAGCGGACCGCAGCCCTCGCGCAGCCAGGCGCACCAGTCGTTCCACCAGGAGCCGGCCTGCTTGCGCTGGTCGCCCAGCCAGGTGGCGCTGTCGGTGGCGCCGCTGGCGTCACCGGCCCAGAACTCGCGTTTGGAGGTGGCGCCGGGCGGGTTGATGATGCCGAGGATGTGGCCGGAAGTCGACAGCACGTAGCGCACCGGGCCCTGGACCAGGGCCGCCGTCTTGAAGGTGCCGGCCCAGGGCGTGATGTGGTCTTCGGTGGTGCCGACCGCGTACAGCGGCTGGGCGATGCGGCCGAGGTCGAGCTTGTGGCCATCGAGTACGATGGCATCCTTCCGGGCCAGATTGTTGGCGACATAGAACTGGCGCAGGCAGAAAGTGTGCATGGCGCGCGGCACCCGGGTGCTGTCGCCATTCCAGTAAAGGACATCGAGCGAGGGCGGGGTTTCGCCGTACAGGTATTTGTGCACCACGTAGTGCCAGATCAGGCTGTTCGGACGCAGCATGCGGAAGGCCGACGACATTTGCTTTTTGTCGAGGTAGCCCTGTTTTTCCATCAGCTGCTCGATGGTCGCCAGGCTGTGTTCATTGATGAATGCCTCGATTTCGCCCGGGCGCGAGAAATCGGCCAGCGACGACAGCAGAGTCCAGTGCGCCACCGGCATCTGGGTCGGCTTGAACTTGCGATTCAACAACGCCATCAGCGCCGCCAGGGCGGTGCCGCCGATGCAATAGCCGACGGCATGCACCTTCGGCGCCTGCGTGATCGCGCGCGCAACCTCGATCGCCTGCAGCATGCCCTTCAACAAATACTTCTCGAACGTATTGTCCGCCATGTCGGCGCCAGGGTTTTTCCAGCTGATCATGAAGACCGTGAAGCCTTCCTTGACCAGGTGGCGCACCATGCTTTTCTTTTCATTCAAGTCCATGATGTAGAACTTGTTGATCCAGGGCGGCGCGATCACGATCGGCATGGCATGCACTTTTTTGTCCACCGGTTGATACTGGATCAGCTCGATCAATTCATTGCGGAATACCACCGACCCGGGCGTGCTGGCCAGTTCCTTGCCGAGCGTAAAAGCAGCTTCATTGCCCAGCATTTGCACGTCGCCCGCCTTGAGGTCGGCGAGGAAGTGCTCGACACCCTTGGCCAGGCTGGCGCCGCGCGTTTCCATGGCCTTGTTGAGGGCGACCGGATTGGTAAAGAAGAAGTTGCTGGGTGCCAGGGCATTGAACCACTGGCGGGTCCAGAACGCGCCGGCATGGCGTTCCTTGCTATCCAGGTCGGGGGTGTCATAGACGGTGCGTTCAAGCCAGCGGGTGTAGGCCAGATAGTGTTGCACCATGAGCGAATTGCCCAGGCTGGCTTGCCACTCCGGGTCGTGGAAGCGTTCATCGCCGTGCGCCGGCTTTTCGGCAGTTTTCGCGTTGCCGCCGGCGAGCGCCGTCAGCGCATTCAGGTTCAGCATCCACAGGCTGGCTGCCAGTTCACGCTGCGCTTCCATCTGTTGCTGCGGGTGCCGCAGCCAGGCTTGCTGGATCTTGAAGAAGGTATTACCAATGCCAAAAGGATCCAGTTGCATGGCCTGCTCTCGTTTTTTGCTGGAATGGAAATATTACTCCTAATCAAGAACTGTGTTCGGGATTTCAGGTCATGCGTGGTTTTTGTGTTCAATGCGACATCAGGACCGGCACCGTCATCGAGGCAAGCATGGTGCGGGTCACGCCGCCCAGCAGAATTTCGCGGAAGCGGGAGTGGCCGTAGCCGCCCATGACGATCAGGTCGGCGCCGAGGTCGGCCGCCAGCGTCAGCAGGGAGTCGCCAATGTTGCCGCTGGGGCGACTGGGCAGCAGTTCAGTCTTGATGCCGTGGCGGGCGAGATACAACGCGATGTCGCTGCCGAGGGGCGGCTCCTGGCTGGCAGTGCCATCCTGGTTGAAGAGCGCCACTTGCACCAGCTCGGCTTGCCGCAACAATGGCAAGGCGTCGGTGACCGCGCGGGTGGCCGAGCGCCCGCCGTCCCAGGCGATGAGGACACGCTTGCCGATACTGGCGAAAGCGCCGGCATAGGGAATGATCAGCGCCGGACGGCCGCTGGTGAAGACAATGTATTCCGGGAAGTCGGACAAGACGGTTGCCGCCGCTTCGCCGGGGTCAGCCTGGCCGATGACGACCAGGTCGCTGTAGCGCGCCAGCGTGCCAAGTCCGCCGGAAGCATCGTCATCCAGCAGGCGCTTTTCGAGCGTGGACAAGCCTTCCTGCTGCACCAGCGGTTCGGCCTGGTCGAGCGCGCGTTGGGCGCGCTGGCGCAGGTATTCGAGATGGATTGCCAGACTGGGGTCGGGCGGCAGTGTGGCGCCGCCCTGGAACGCATAACGCGAAATACCGGTCGCCGCTGCACCGATCAGATGGGCGTCGTACGCCCGCGCCAGCCTGGCGGCAATCCGGATGCGTTCGGCCGCTTGCCGGGAGTCGTCCACGTGGACCAGAATTGTCTTGTAAGCCATGACCATCTCCTTGCGTAAAAAAATGTGCGAGAAAATCTGCATGTTGGTGTTGTCAGATTTATACATCATTTCCACATGCGGAGCTTGTGCACGCACATCATGACGCATCAATGCTGCATCCGTCGGACACATGATTGGCTTTGCGCGTTCTCAAGGATGGTAAGTGCTGCACTGCCAGAATGGAGAATTTGAAGCGACCTTGGAGGAGGCGCAGTCCGGTTCGCCGCGTGCGACATGCTTGTACGCGGCACCGGGAAGTCTGGCGCCTGATCCAGTGCTCATGAACCGAGGAGTGTAACGATGCCAAATCTGAATGTGCAAACAATGCTTAACCCGATGGCGGCGATGTATCAGACACAGCTGGAAGCGTCGCGCCGGGTTGCCGATACGTTTTTTTCCGGTGTCCAAAAAATGGACCATGTCATGCTGGAGGCATCGCATCGGGCCTGCATCGAGCAGTTGCGATTCGCCCAGTCGCTGGTGGCGGTGCGCGACGCGCAAGGGGCGGCCAGTGCCCAGGCAAGGTATTTTTCGCAGCGTCCCGAGCGCACTATGGATTATCAGCGCGAATTGATTCGTGTATTCAACGAAGTCCAATCGGAAGTCGGCAAGTCGATGCAAAATTACATGGCGCAGCTAGGTGGCGGCGCCATGACTGAATTTGCCACAGCGCTGGCGCCGGAAAGGGAAAGCGGCGAGGCGCCGCCATCCGCCATTCCACTGACGCCAATGACCGGATTGTTTTCCGCCTGGCAGTCTGCGTTCCAGGAAGCGGCTGCCGTCGCCAATCGGAATATCGAGGCGGCCCGCACTACTTTCGAGAATGCCGCCCATAATGCATATGTGAACGCCAATGAGGCGATTGATGAAACTGCCGAGGCGATGGCAGGGGGACGCGAAAGGAAGGCAACGACCTCTGGTGGGCACCACTCTGGCAGTAAGCGAAAATAAATCAGTTCCAAATCGTGCGGCCTTGGGCTGCCTTGCGCTGCAGCGTATGCCCGGACCGCCGCCATGAGCGGCGGTCCGGGCATACACTATTTCAGGCCGATGCCGCCAGTTGTGTGACGCCGGCGGCTTTTTGTTTACGTGCGGCCAGCTGTTTTGCGCGCGAACTTGAGGGCGGCAGGCGACGCAAGGTTTTCAGGGAATCGATGTCCTTGATGCCGATGGAGCGCTGGTCGACGCTGATCAAGCCGATTTCATTGAATGCCGACAGCGTGCGGCTGACCGTTTCCAGCGTCAGGCCGAGGTAACTGCCGATTTCGTGGCGCGTCATGCGCAGGTTGAAGAGTTTGCTGGAGTAACCCATGTCGGCATAGCGATCCGACAGCGAGACGAGGAAACGGGCGACGCGCGCCTCGGCGGAAAGGGCGCCCAGCATACTGACCATGCTTTGTTCGCGTACCAGTTCGCGACTCATTACGCTATACATCGCGTGCTCGAACTCGGCGTGGGTGCGGCCGAGCGCGGTTAGCTTCTTGAATGGCAGCAGGATCAGGTCGCAGTTCGACAGGGCGACCGCTTCCGACGCATGGTGCCTGGTGTGGATGCCATCGACGCCGAACAAATCCCCTTTCATCGGGAAGCTCAGCACCTGTTCATTGCCGAATTCGTCGATCAGGACGGTTTTCAAAAATCCGGAGTGCACCACATACAGGCTGTCAAAGGGCTGGCCGATGGTATGGACGCGCTGACCGGTCTTGAACTGTACGTGCTGGAACAGCAATTCATCGTCGGCCAGCGAGACTGCGGATGGTATGCGCAGCAGGTCGCCTAATTCCTTCAGATTTGACCAGAGTTTTCCCTGGCGTTGCCATCCCGTTTCATGTGGTGAAGAATGTGAAGCTGGATTGGAAAATTCGGTCCGGATCTCGGAGGGGGGCGAGGACAGCATGGCAACTCCTGTTCCAAAAAAACGTTCACTTACTGCGACGAGACAACCCGGGATGAGCTGCCGCCAATCTTGCAGTCGCTACGGAATTTTCTCGGCATCCCTGCAGCGATACGTCTGAAAAAACCATCCGCCACTACGTTCTTTGCGCTCTACGGGAGCGACTCATGCGACGGGTCAAATCCGCAGTCCCTGCATAGGGAAACAAGCGAGCTGCTCCCAGTCAAACGAGAGTGAAAAACCGATTTGCGCGCGCCAATTACACAGGGAAAGTATGCGGCGCAAGGTGTTTATTTGCTATCGGTGTCCGCTGAATAGGGTAGTAGGATAAAGAGGGGGGAGGTAAGAATATTCTTACATTGAAGAATGCAGGATGGCACTGACATTCAAATTTTCAAGGGGGTAAGCAAGCGGTGTTCGACGGCGTATTGCACCATTTCGGCCAGCGAATGCATGTCCATCTTGTAGAGAATACGCGTCTTGTGGGTGCTGACGGTCTTGGCGCTCAGATGCAGGAGGTCGGCAATTTCGCCGATGGTTTTGCCTCCGACCAACAAGCTGAATACTTCGAATTCGCGGTCAGATAATTTCTTGTGGGGGAAATCTTCATTGGATGGCATGGCATCCATCGCCAGTTGTTCGGCCACTTCAATGCTGATGTAGGGGCGGCCAGCAGCAACTTTGCGGATTGCGCTCAGCAATTGCGTGCCGGCGCTTTCCTTGGTCAGGTAGCCACGCGCGCCGGCACGGATGGCGCGAATGGCATACTGGTCTTCTTCATGCATGGTCAGAATCAGGATTGGCAGTTTCGGCGCCTCATCCTTGATCTGGCGGATCAGTTCGACACCGCTGCGTCCGGGCATGGACAGATCCAGCATCAGCAGATCGAAGCCGCCCCGGCGCACATGCGACAGCGCTTCGAAACCATCGACTGCTTCGCCCACCACTTCGATGTCGTCCGCACCATCCAGAATGCGCTTCAAGCCTTCGCGCATGATGGTGTGGTCGTCGGCAATGACGATACGGATCATGTTATTTCACGGTGCCGGTGTCACCGGGTTGTTTAGCCAGTCGATAGACGAGCACAGGAATTTTGCAGGTGGACAATACCTTGGTGGTGGTACTGCCCAATATTGCCTGCCCCCACCCGCTTCTGCCGTGCGAACCGATGAAAATCAGGTCACAGACCTGTTGTTCGGCCGTATGGACGATTTCGCGTGCGGTCGCATCGGAAAAAATCGTGATCCCGGAGGATTGGACGCCAACCGCCTTGGCTGCTTCGGCAATGACTTGCAGATGGATGTCGCCGAGCTTGCGCATCGACGCCAGATACTCTTCTTCCGAGGGGAAATTAGGGGGGATTATTTCGATGAATACCGGGTACTGGTATTCCGGCGCGACAAACAGCCCGATCACTTCTGCCCCTAATTGTTGGGCAAATTCGACACCGGCGCGTGCAGCCGCCTTGGAAATATCGGAGCCGTCAGTTGGAATCAGGATTTTTTTGTACATAAGTCCACCGCATTGCTTCCATTTAAAAATAAAAGCCTACCACAAATCACATCCCTAGATAGGTACGTGGATATTTTATTAATAATAGCAAAAATATCATTCTGATTAAGGCTAATTACGCTTGTCGTCGTGTCCATGTGCGGCAGGCGAAAACCACGCGACTTCCTCCGGGGCGCTTCCGGCCAAGGGTCACAATCGGGAGGAAATATTGACTACTTGGACAATTCACTTTGGCAGAAATGCCCGAAAGTGACGTACACGGAATAGTATTATTGAAAATGCATCAGTACAACTGGCAAATTGGAGAGGAATTGATCTGCGGCATATTTTTGGCGTCATATTTGATTAATCTCAACTAACGCTTGCTGCGGCCGGCTTTGTAAGACTGTGGCCGCGCGATTCAGTAGGCCAGCCGGTAACGGTAGCCCTTGTAATTGAATACTGCGGCTTTGGGCAACATTTTTTCCAGGATCACCCCTGGCGCAGCTTCTTCACCTTCATGCAACAAGCGTTTGTTGACGAGCAGTTGGCGTTCACGCGGATTATCGGAATAGATGTAGCCGCCGATGGTCAGGTTCGGTAATTCGCGGTGTATCTGTTCCGGCAATTCCCGCGGTGAGGATGTACCTGGTTCGGGTGTCAGTGCGGTGCTTAGCTTGAGGTCGGTGTCGCTGGCCGGAACTGGCGTTGCAGGCGCGGCGCGGGGCTTGGCTGCGGCGACGTCGGCGGGAGATTTGCGCGCTTCCCTGGGCGGCGCCGACGATGCATTGCGCGGTTTTTCTGCAATTTTTGCGCTATGGGCCGCCGGCCTTGGCGGTGCCGGCGGCGGGCTGATCGCGACGATTTGCGGGGCCGGGGCAGCTGCGTCGGCCAATGATGGCAGCGCTGGGGGCGTGCCCTTCTCCTTGACTGAAGGCGCCTGGGTCTGTGCGGCAGGCTGGGAGAGGGGCGAAAGGGGCTGCGGCCCTGGCGCTTGCCAGGGCCGCAGCCAGGCCAGTGCGGCGCCTGCGACCAGCAGCGCAGCGGCAGCGGCCAGCCAGGCCCTGTGGGCGCGGGGCTGCGCCGGACCGGACGGCAAGGCGGCGGCAGGCTGCACATGCAGGCCGGGAATCTGTCCGATATGGCGTTCAGCTTCGGCTTTTTTCAGGGCGTCGAGAATATAGGACATCGGCTTACTCTCCAGGCAGGGCCGCAGCCAGGGCCTGGTTCATGTGCAGCCGGGGTTCCGGGATGCCGGCTGCGTCGTTCAGGAACATCAGAGTGCGTGCGCCGGCAATGCCATCCGCCTGCAGGCCGTGCGCTTTCTGGAACTGGCGCATCTGCCTGGCCATGGCATCGCCGTAGGGCTGGCCTGGCACGGCTTCGAGACCGCCATGCAGTCGGGAGAGTTCGCCATTGAGCCAGTCAACCGTCTGGCCCTTGTCGTCGGGGCCGATTTTGCCGGAATAGCCGGGTGGGGCGCGCCAGAAGGTCACGAATTCTCCCTGAAAATGCTGCGCCAATTCCTTCAGGCCGACTTGCCAATCGCGTTCGATGCCGGCAGTCCGCAATGTTGCCGTAGTGTCGCTCAAGCCCACCAGGAGAACATGGTGGCTCGCCAGCTTGTCGTCACGCAGTTTCAGGATGGCCGGACGGTGCAGGCGCCGCAATTCCGCCAAGCCGCCTGTGCTGCGATGGCAGTGAACATTGCGGCTGCGCGCGACGGCGCAAGGATCTTCCGGTCCCAGCGCCATGCCCCATAACTGCCCCAGCAAGCGGAATGCGGACGTTTCGTCGCGCGTGGTATCGCCCAGCACGCCGCCCATGTCGGCGGCAAGCGGCGACTGCGGTGTCGCTGTCCGGGGGCGGGAAAGGGCGCCGCTGGCAGCACCCGGACGCTGCCGGGGATGATCTGTTGCCAGGCTGTGCGACAGCTTGAAGCTTCCCGCATGCGCGGCGAGGACCGCCTGTATGGCCGGATCGGGCGCAGCGTTGCCGTGCTGCCAGGCCCAGCCGATTGCGCCGCTCAGCAAGGCGCCGACGGCACCTGCCGCGCCGAGCCGCCAGCGCTGGCGGTGGGTCGGCGCCGAGCGCCGGCCCGGGCTGGTCGCGGCGTCGGTGCCGAATACCTCGCGGGCCGCCTGCGCCAGGATGGCCGGCGTGACTTCCGTGCGGCTGGCAGCATACGCGCCCAGCAGTGCGCGGTCGCACAGCAGGTTGATGCGGCGCGGGACGCCGCGCGTGAGCCGGTGAATTTTCGGCATGAGCGTCGCGGCAAAGGGGCGTACTGCCGTGGCCCCTGAAATCGACATGCGGTGCAGGATATAGCTGGCGGTTTCCTGCGGCGACAGGGCATCCAGGTGGTAGCGCGCGATCACGCGTTGCCCCAGTTGTTCCAGTTCCGGCCGCGCCAGCATGGCGCGCAGCTCCGGCTGACCGATCAGGATCACTTGCAGCAGCTTGCGTTCATTGGTTTCCAGGTTGGTCAGCAGGCGCAATTGTTCCAGTACGTCGGGCGCCAGGTTCTGCGCTTCGTCGATGATCAGGACACTGTTTTTGCCTTCCGCGTGACTGCGCAGCAGATAGGCGTTGAGCGCGTCGACGTAAGTTTTTATTGTTGCTGTAGCGGCACCCGGCGCAATCGTGTCGATGCGAAATTCTTCGCAGATCGATTGCAGCAATTCGCCGACCGACAGTTTCGGGTTGAAGATGTAGGCGACGTGGCAGTTCTCGGGAATCTGTTCCAGCAGGCAGCGGCAGACCGTCGTCTTGCCGGCGCCGATCTCGCCGGTCAGCAGCACGAAACCGCCGCCGCTGCCGACGCCGTAGAGCAGATGGGCCAGTGCCTCGCGATGCCGTTCGCTCATGAACAGGTAACGCGGATCGGGAGCGATCGAGAAGGGCGCCTGCTTGAGCTGAAAGAATTGGGTATACATGATCAGGATCGCTATTCCGGCCTGCCGGGTTTAAAAGATGCAATTACTTCCGGCCAGCGGCAAGGCTAGCATAAAGATTTGCCCGGCGGCTAGGGTTAAAGCAAACAGTAGTGTGGCTGCGGTTTTCTTTCCAGCGAGCGGAATGTTCCAGGCAAAGCGAGTCTAATCACCATCAACAAAAGGCGAAGGCTGTGCGCGCCGCTGTGTGGTGCGCGTTATCTTGTGCGGCGTTACCGAAATCCCGGATTTTGACAGCGAAGGAGAGCAGCGATGAAACGTACGGCAACGGCAGTATGGAGTGGCGGCCTGAAAGATGGCAAAGGCAACATTTCGACGCAGAGCGGTGTACTCAACAGCACCCAGTACGGCTTTACCAGTCGTTTTGAAAATGGCGTGGGCACCAATCCGGAAGAATTGATTGCGGCAGCTCATGCCGGCTGCTTTACGATGGCGCTGTCAGGGCAACTGGGCGAGGCGGGCATGGTGGCGGAGCGACTGACCACCAGCGCGGCTGTCACGATAGAAAAAGTTGGGGACAGTTTTTCGATTACCGCAATCCATCTTGATTTGCTTGCCAAAATTCCCGGCGCCGATCAGCAAGCCTTTGCAGATGCGGCAGAAAAAGCCAAGGCAGGATGTCCAGTATCCAAAGTGCTGAACGCAGCGATTACGCTGGCGGCACGTCTGGAATCCTAGGCTGCGCTCTTGCGGCGGCCTGTTTGATTCCGTAGATAAAAGCATCGTGTAGAGAAAAGCCAGGGAGAAAACTTATCCCTGGCTTTTTATCGACCCATGAAGTCGGACAATGTCGAGGCCTGTTGCCCTCCTTGTTGTTTAGCGGGAAGGCGGCTTAGCGGGAAGGTGCCCCTGACTGGCTGGCTCTGATTTTCCTCAGGTCTTTTTCATGATGCAATTCTTCGCTGCTCGGAATGGCAATCGGGTCGCTTGCCGGGAACGTCATTTCAATCGCATGATCCAGCGATTGTTCCCCCTCATCGTTGCCAGCCGCGTACTGGTGGCTGCCATGTACTGTCGGCAATTCGGCAACCGGATCGCTGGCCGGGAAAGTCTCGTCCACTGCTTCATCCAGTAAAGCTTCGTCATGTTCCTGGCGATTGGCAGAGGCAATCTTGCGTTCGCATACGTCGGCCCATGAGGCATTCTCGGGCGAGATATCCTTGGGCGTTACTGCTTGCGATGCATTGCCGAACGATGATGGCAATTGCGCGGCACCGGGTGTCTTATTGGCAGACATCACTTTTTTCTCGCTTTTTCTGGATTCATTCATGACATTCCTCCACTGTAAGCATTTCAAATAATGATGGATTGCAGGCGCTGCAATGGCTACCTGAGCCGTGGCAACGAAAACCTGGTTCAACCCAAGGGTCGCGTTGCCGGCAGTGTGCCCCAACGTACCCTTTAACTATCCGACTCTAGGTTCCTCGACAAGTTTCGATGTTTGCTTCATATAAAAATTTGGTTTCCTGACCATTTAATTTTTTCCATTGCCAAGAATCATGAACGTCAGCGTGCTCGTAGCGTTGCGGATGCGGCAGGGCCGTCGCTGATGGCTAAAAGAACTGCGCCCATTCGGCGAGCCAGCTGTTCAACGCTTTGGCGGCCATCGGCTTGGCGATATAGTAGCCCTGGACATTGGTGCAGCCCAGCTTGTGCAGCAGATCCCAGTCTTGC
This window harbors:
- a CDS encoding Crp/Fnr family transcriptional regulator, whose protein sequence is MLSSPPSEIRTEFSNPASHSSPHETGWQRQGKLWSNLKELGDLLRIPSAVSLADDELLFQHVQFKTGQRVHTIGQPFDSLYVVHSGFLKTVLIDEFGNEQVLSFPMKGDLFGVDGIHTRHHASEAVALSNCDLILLPFKKLTALGRTHAEFEHAMYSVMSRELVREQSMVSMLGALSAEARVARFLVSLSDRYADMGYSSKLFNLRMTRHEIGSYLGLTLETVSRTLSAFNEIGLISVDQRSIGIKDIDSLKTLRRLPPSSSRAKQLAARKQKAAGVTQLAASA
- a CDS encoding dihydrofolate reductase; translated protein: MSPRLTIIVAIDAQRGIGLNNALPWRLPEDLAFFKRTTTGHPIIMGRKTFDSIGKPLPNRRNIVITRNPDWRHDGVEAVGSMAAAAQLAGDAEAFVIGGAQIFAEALPQVQRLIVTEIAKTFACDTFLPAFDPALWRETARERHHSEANACDFAFVTYERA
- a CDS encoding arginine/lysine/ornithine decarboxylase, with product MKFRFPIVIIDEDFRSENTSGLGIRALANAMEQEGMEVVGVTSYGDLSQFAQQQSRASAFILSIDDEEFGGGSDDEVETALKSLRAFVEEIRHKNADIPIYLYGETRTSRHIPNDILRELHGFIHMFEDTPEFVARHIIREAKSYLDSLPPPFFRALVHYAQDGSYSWHCPGHSGGVAFLKSPIGQMFHQFFGENMLRADVCNAVEELGQLLDHTGPVAASERNAARIFDADHCYFVTNGTSTSNKMVWHSTVAPGDIVVVDRNCHKSILHSIIMTGAIPVFLMPTRNHLGIIGPIPLEEFTPESIARKIEANPFAREAVNKKPRILTITQSTYDGVVYNVETLRQMLDGKIDTLHFDEAWLPHATFHDFYKNMHAIGKDRPRAKESLIFSTQSTHKLLAGLSQASQILVRESESVKLDRDTFNEAYLMHTSTSPQYAIIASCDVAAAMMEAPGGTALVEESIQEALEFRRAMKKVDKEFGLDWWFKVWGPDHFAEDGIGTQDDWIIRAEDDWHGFGDLAPGFNMLDPIKATVVTPGLSLDGTFGDTGIPASIVTKYLAEHGVIVEKAGLYSFFIMFTIGITKGRWNTLLTALQQFKDDYDKNQPIWRILPEFAAVNPRYERIGLRDLCHQIHDMYKSYDVARLTTEMYLSDMQPAMKPSDAFAKMAHRDIERVAIDALEGRVTAILLTPYPPGIPLLIPGERFNKTIVDYLRFARDFNEKFPGFETDVHGLVTREVDGKRGYFVDCVKQD
- a CDS encoding PHA/PHB synthase family protein, translated to MQLDPFGIGNTFFKIQQAWLRHPQQQMEAQRELAASLWMLNLNALTALAGGNAKTAEKPAHGDERFHDPEWQASLGNSLMVQHYLAYTRWLERTVYDTPDLDSKERHAGAFWTRQWFNALAPSNFFFTNPVALNKAMETRGASLAKGVEHFLADLKAGDVQMLGNEAAFTLGKELASTPGSVVFRNELIELIQYQPVDKKVHAMPIVIAPPWINKFYIMDLNEKKSMVRHLVKEGFTVFMISWKNPGADMADNTFEKYLLKGMLQAIEVARAITQAPKVHAVGYCIGGTALAALMALLNRKFKPTQMPVAHWTLLSSLADFSRPGEIEAFINEHSLATIEQLMEKQGYLDKKQMSSAFRMLRPNSLIWHYVVHKYLYGETPPSLDVLYWNGDSTRVPRAMHTFCLRQFYVANNLARKDAIVLDGHKLDLGRIAQPLYAVGTTEDHITPWAGTFKTAALVQGPVRYVLSTSGHILGIINPPGATSKREFWAGDASGATDSATWLGDQRKQAGSWWNDWCAWLREGCGPLQASPPVGLPDYPVLCDAPGTYVRET
- a CDS encoding universal stress protein gives rise to the protein MAYKTILVHVDDSRQAAERIRIAARLARAYDAHLIGAAATGISRYAFQGGATLPPDPSLAIHLEYLRQRAQRALDQAEPLVQQEGLSTLEKRLLDDDASGGLGTLARYSDLVVIGQADPGEAAATVLSDFPEYIVFTSGRPALIIPYAGAFASIGKRVLIAWDGGRSATRAVTDALPLLRQAELVQVALFNQDGTASQEPPLGSDIALYLARHGIKTELLPSRPSGNIGDSLLTLAADLGADLIVMGGYGHSRFREILLGGVTRTMLASMTVPVLMSH
- a CDS encoding phasin family protein — protein: MPNLNVQTMLNPMAAMYQTQLEASRRVADTFFSGVQKMDHVMLEASHRACIEQLRFAQSLVAVRDAQGAASAQARYFSQRPERTMDYQRELIRVFNEVQSEVGKSMQNYMAQLGGGAMTEFATALAPERESGEAPPSAIPLTPMTGLFSAWQSAFQEAAAVANRNIEAARTTFENAAHNAYVNANEAIDETAEAMAGGRERKATTSGGHHSGSKRK